One genomic segment of Methylocystis rosea includes these proteins:
- a CDS encoding ParB/RepB/Spo0J family partition protein: MSKITLVGARDIALDRLVASDANVRRIKAGVSVEELAEDIARRGLLQSLSVRPIVGQGGEETGKFTVSAGGRRLAALKLLVKQKRLAKNAPVPCIVKTDGIEEEDSLAENTMREALHPLDQFRAFKTLHDQGVTIDEIAARFFVAPQVVRQRLKLAAASQKLLDLYVAEQLTLDQLSAFCVTDDHMLQQQVWEALQRSYSKEPFMIRRMLTEGAVKASDKRAIFVGMEAYEAAGGIVLRDLFSSDNGGWLQDVALLDRLAREKLSEAADALRAEGWKWSEFSIDFPYGHTNGLRRLPASNALLSDEEQASYEAALAEYNSLSEGYEGADDLPEEVDQRLAELEQVIAAVDERPAIYDPAEIARAGIFVSIDHAGALKVERGFVRPEDEAPAAPGETAAEAKSPNAQCGSHAGVGVEAVSSSASSSSTLDDEMETSPKLSDRLLSELTAHRTLALREALANDPDAAFLAAAHALALNAFYGAGGFETCVEIDAKSVLLGSHAPGLGDTPAARAISEAHGRWQLRLPEKSQDLWSWLVKLDGESRASLFAHCVGLSVNALHLAHDRRPRALVHADLLAEHRTLDMTTYWSPTVESYFGKVTKAQILAAVREAKGEATAQMIDHLRKTDMAAEAERLLQGAGWLPEILRTKNLDAPALLQDGGSASAGSPAAIDDVNLPAFLADVENDDGANIPMGSESEEPEHSAIAAE; encoded by the coding sequence ATGTCGAAGATCACGCTGGTGGGAGCGCGGGACATTGCGCTCGACAGGCTGGTGGCGTCGGACGCGAATGTGCGGCGGATCAAGGCGGGGGTGAGCGTCGAGGAGCTGGCGGAGGATATCGCCCGGCGCGGGTTGTTGCAGTCGCTGAGCGTGCGGCCGATCGTTGGCCAAGGCGGCGAGGAGACCGGCAAATTCACGGTGAGCGCAGGCGGCCGCAGACTCGCGGCGCTGAAACTCCTCGTGAAGCAAAAACGGCTTGCCAAGAACGCGCCGGTTCCCTGCATCGTCAAGACGGATGGGATCGAGGAGGAGGACTCGCTCGCCGAAAATACCATGCGTGAGGCCCTGCACCCGCTCGACCAATTCCGGGCGTTCAAGACCTTGCATGACCAAGGCGTGACCATCGACGAGATTGCCGCCCGTTTCTTCGTCGCGCCGCAGGTCGTCCGCCAGCGCCTGAAACTCGCGGCGGCGAGCCAAAAGCTGCTCGATCTCTATGTCGCGGAACAATTGACCCTCGACCAGCTCAGCGCCTTTTGCGTGACGGACGACCACATGCTCCAGCAACAGGTCTGGGAGGCGCTTCAGCGCTCCTACAGCAAGGAACCCTTTATGATTCGGCGGATGCTGACCGAGGGGGCGGTCAAGGCCTCCGACAAGCGCGCGATCTTCGTCGGGATGGAGGCTTACGAGGCGGCGGGTGGGATCGTGCTCCGCGATCTCTTTTCCAGCGACAATGGCGGCTGGCTCCAGGACGTGGCGCTGCTCGATCGCCTGGCCCGCGAAAAACTCAGCGAGGCGGCCGACGCCCTTCGCGCCGAGGGCTGGAAATGGTCGGAATTTTCGATCGATTTTCCCTATGGCCACACCAATGGCCTGCGGCGGCTGCCCGCGAGTAACGCGCTTCTTTCAGACGAGGAACAGGCAAGTTATGAAGCCGCGCTCGCTGAATATAATTCGCTGTCGGAGGGATACGAGGGGGCCGACGATCTTCCCGAGGAGGTCGATCAAAGGCTCGCCGAACTCGAGCAGGTGATCGCGGCCGTCGACGAGCGTCCGGCGATCTATGATCCAGCCGAGATCGCCCGCGCCGGAATTTTCGTCAGCATCGATCATGCCGGCGCATTGAAGGTCGAACGTGGGTTTGTGCGCCCGGAAGACGAGGCGCCCGCCGCTCCCGGCGAGACCGCCGCGGAGGCCAAATCGCCGAATGCGCAATGTGGTTCGCATGCTGGCGTGGGGGTGGAAGCGGTGTCATCGTCCGCGTCTTCGTCTTCGACCCTCGACGACGAGATGGAAACCTCGCCGAAACTCTCCGACCGCTTGCTGAGCGAGCTGACCGCGCATCGCACCTTGGCGCTGCGCGAAGCGTTGGCGAACGATCCCGATGCGGCGTTTCTTGCGGCGGCTCATGCGCTGGCGCTGAACGCCTTTTATGGCGCTGGCGGCTTCGAAACTTGCGTCGAAATCGATGCGAAGAGCGTGCTGCTCGGCTCACACGCGCCCGGCCTCGGCGATACGCCGGCGGCGCGGGCGATCAGTGAAGCGCATGGGCGCTGGCAATTGCGACTGCCGGAGAAATCCCAAGATCTTTGGAGTTGGCTGGTGAAACTGGACGGGGAGAGTCGCGCTTCGCTCTTTGCCCATTGTGTCGGGCTGAGCGTCAATGCGCTGCATCTCGCTCACGACCGGCGGCCGCGCGCTCTCGTCCATGCCGATCTTTTGGCCGAACATCGGACGCTCGACATGACGACCTATTGGAGCCCGACGGTCGAGAGTTATTTCGGCAAGGTCACCAAGGCGCAGATTCTCGCCGCCGTGCGCGAGGCGAAGGGCGAAGCGACCGCGCAGATGATCGACCATCTCAGGAAAACTGACATGGCGGCGGAGGCGGAAAGGCTGCTCCAGGGCGCGGGCTGGCTGCCAGAGATTTTGCGCACAAAAAATCTCGACGCCCCTGCCCTGCTGCAAGACGGCGGCTCGGCGAGCGCGGGTTCGCCAGCAGCGATCGATGACGTCAATCTGCCGGCGTTTCTGGCAGACGTCGAGAACGACGACGGCGCCAACATTCCGATGGGCTCCGAATCCGAAGAGCCCGAGCATTCGGCAATCGCGGCGGAATGA
- a CDS encoding DUF7007 domain-containing protein — protein sequence MNSADQSLISFHRTRDGFLAARLGERAFLALPSKTGGVSLASARHIDQPPEEWRPSDFYIFGRLLEDEAAFRRHVEQLADHQRQLLRLDRREVRTHAVTPWGTAQMSWAYEEGVVCHSTASHGGFRLDEERNALVHPAYRNADGCYEEDSQWSKVAATFPRLFTDYERKCADETLRAGEPESYEIVNNVVLRPGESRTKDARKFRLDHASDWIVISAITSRQRRGFVECVATIGGDRRGRERRFLVSDVEYDPGRHGFVIDPARHETYIGPSSFIGRVG from the coding sequence ATGAACTCTGCCGATCAATCTCTTATCTCCTTCCATCGCACGCGCGACGGATTTCTCGCGGCGCGCCTCGGCGAGCGCGCCTTCCTCGCTCTGCCTTCCAAAACCGGCGGCGTCTCTCTCGCCAGTGCGCGTCATATCGACCAGCCGCCCGAGGAATGGCGCCCATCGGATTTCTATATCTTCGGTCGTCTGCTCGAAGACGAAGCCGCCTTTCGTCGACATGTCGAACAACTCGCCGATCACCAGCGCCAATTGCTGAGGCTCGATCGCCGAGAAGTCAGAACACACGCCGTCACCCCATGGGGAACGGCGCAGATGTCTTGGGCGTACGAGGAGGGCGTCGTTTGTCATTCGACGGCCTCGCACGGCGGCTTCCGTCTCGATGAGGAGCGCAACGCCCTCGTTCATCCGGCCTATCGCAACGCCGATGGGTGTTACGAGGAAGACAGTCAGTGGTCGAAAGTCGCGGCGACGTTTCCGCGTCTCTTCACCGACTATGAGCGCAAATGCGCCGATGAAACTTTGCGCGCTGGCGAACCCGAGTCTTACGAGATCGTCAACAATGTGGTCCTTCGTCCTGGGGAATCCCGCACAAAGGACGCGCGCAAATTTCGGCTGGATCACGCGTCCGACTGGATCGTGATCTCCGCCATTACCTCGCGACAACGCCGGGGCTTCGTTGAATGCGTGGCGACCATCGGCGGCGATCGCCGCGGAAGGGAGCGACGCTTTCTCGTGTCCGACGTGGAATATGATCCCGGCCGCCATGGTTTCGTGATTGATCCGGCGCGACACGAAACTTACATCGGGCCGAGCAGCTTCATCGGCCGGGTTGGATAG
- a CDS encoding DUF7146 domain-containing protein, protein MERPAAALSRGLAEQVEAVCKHYLSNGCRSGNYWTVGDVNNHAGRSLYVRLKGPLSGKGARGNWVDSATSQYGDLLDLIAARENLRSFRETLNEARRFLKQPRIEPPTRSNERFSDRDTIATARRIWAASRPIQGTPAEAYLRARKITADLDVTSLRYHPALFYRECPGASSRKLPALIAVVTNHRGEITGMHRTFLDPTRNDKASVPTPRRSLGAILGNGVRFGIIDDVVLVGEGIETVLSLKSALPYLPIVAALSAGHLAAWEFPPGLRRLIVACDNDAAGWRAARRLSERAEVLGIGATTITSLRSDFNSDLRGMSSEGFQRRLAAMLGSDLRTGNIEKNK, encoded by the coding sequence ATGGAACGTCCCGCCGCGGCGCTGTCGCGCGGTCTCGCCGAACAGGTCGAGGCCGTTTGCAAGCACTACCTTTCGAATGGCTGTCGGTCCGGTAATTACTGGACCGTTGGCGACGTGAACAACCATGCGGGCCGCAGTCTTTATGTGCGGCTCAAAGGCCCGCTCTCCGGCAAGGGCGCGCGCGGCAATTGGGTCGACTCCGCGACCTCCCAATATGGCGATCTGCTCGATCTCATCGCGGCGCGGGAAAATCTTCGGTCGTTTCGAGAAACGCTCAACGAGGCGCGGCGATTCTTGAAACAACCGCGCATCGAGCCGCCAACGCGATCGAATGAACGATTCTCCGATCGCGACACGATCGCTACAGCCCGGAGGATATGGGCGGCGTCACGGCCGATCCAAGGAACGCCGGCCGAAGCCTATCTGCGCGCCCGAAAAATCACCGCTGATCTCGACGTAACGTCGCTGCGCTATCATCCCGCGCTCTTTTACCGCGAGTGCCCGGGCGCTTCCAGTCGCAAGTTGCCGGCGCTCATCGCAGTCGTCACAAATCATCGTGGCGAGATCACTGGCATGCACCGCACCTTTCTCGACCCGACGCGCAACGATAAGGCGTCGGTTCCCACCCCGCGCCGTTCCCTCGGCGCCATTCTTGGCAACGGCGTTCGTTTCGGAATAATCGACGACGTCGTTCTCGTCGGCGAAGGGATCGAGACGGTTCTCTCGCTCAAGAGCGCCCTGCCCTATCTGCCCATCGTCGCCGCGCTTTCCGCTGGCCATCTCGCCGCCTGGGAGTTCCCACCGGGGCTGCGTCGTTTGATCGTTGCTTGCGACAATGATGCAGCCGGATGGAGAGCGGCGCGCCGACTCAGCGAGCGAGCCGAGGTGCTCGGCATCGGGGCGACGACGATCACGTCGCTGCGTTCCGACTTCAACAGCGATCTGCGCGGCATGTCGAGCGAAGGGTTTCAGCGCCGCCTCGCCGCAATGCTCGGGTCCGATCTCCGGACGGGCAACATCGAAAAGAACAAATAG
- a CDS encoding DUF2493 domain-containing protein, whose amino-acid sequence MNDEITSLPFESDLSDHDARSSSSHLLDELALHGYRPFEDDPDPRPLPSSDAAALALESVVETLSGLLSDTRLEADLPDLLWSIVNLFHRKADRIGRDLDDNEVAQRRTQAEQDGSEIRSVELERLIAQGLTLVERRNAFEFFRDQLSELYSTETGSSWRPRSGSMVNHRALTSAMIDSRDFLNAKKLADTQVLLPAGSRIAFAGGPDCNDHTRIWATLDKVRAKHPDMVLLHGAGPKGAERIAACWADNRKVAQVAFKPDWTRHKNAAPFKRNDVMLETLPIGIIVFPGSGIVENLADKARKMGIPVWRFGKEGA is encoded by the coding sequence ATGAATGACGAGATCACTTCCCTTCCCTTCGAGTCCGACCTCTCGGATCACGACGCGAGATCATCCTCTTCGCATCTTCTCGACGAACTCGCCCTGCACGGCTATCGCCCCTTCGAGGACGATCCAGATCCGCGTCCCCTGCCCTCTTCCGACGCTGCGGCGCTTGCTCTCGAATCGGTCGTCGAAACCCTGTCGGGCTTGTTGTCCGACACCCGCCTCGAAGCCGATCTTCCCGATCTCCTCTGGTCGATCGTCAATCTCTTTCACCGCAAGGCCGATCGCATCGGCCGCGATCTCGACGACAATGAGGTCGCGCAGCGCCGGACCCAGGCCGAACAGGACGGCTCGGAAATTCGATCGGTCGAACTCGAACGTCTGATCGCGCAAGGGCTCACGTTGGTCGAGCGGCGCAACGCTTTCGAGTTCTTTCGCGATCAGCTATCGGAACTTTATTCGACCGAGACCGGCTCCTCCTGGCGCCCGCGTTCAGGCTCAATGGTCAACCATCGGGCTCTGACCTCGGCGATGATCGACAGCCGCGATTTTCTCAACGCGAAGAAACTCGCCGACACGCAGGTGCTGTTGCCAGCGGGCTCTCGCATCGCATTCGCGGGTGGCCCCGACTGCAACGATCACACCCGCATCTGGGCGACGCTCGACAAGGTTCGAGCCAAGCATCCCGACATGGTTCTGCTCCATGGCGCCGGTCCCAAGGGAGCCGAGCGCATCGCCGCCTGCTGGGCCGACAATCGCAAGGTCGCGCAAGTCGCCTTCAAACCCGATTGGACCCGTCACAAGAACGCCGCTCCTTTCAAGCGCAACGACGTCATGCTCGAGACCCTACCGATCGGCATCATCGTTTTCCCAGGCTCCGGCATCGTCGAGAACCTCGCCGACAAGGCTCGCAAGATGGGAATCCCCGTGTGGCGGTTCGGGAAGGAGGGCGCATGA